Proteins from a single region of Candidatus Hinthialibacter antarcticus:
- a CDS encoding glycosyltransferase, which translates to MKILFLLPQIPYPPHSGGRIVTWNTVRRFAQNHEVHVACLYHHADELDHLSVVENACASVKAFPAKQKWDLLTLLRSCVSTWPYKAHRFYNRDMARYVQDMVRSRQIDIVHAQNFYTTTAIRGDEPCLQIHYKENIEGNVLLRFSQATRNPIIKMAAWFEGRRTRWFERQACLKFDHVLTISPIDRDVMAGHEPRINIAYQRPGVDLQAYPYLEEPDAAPAIVFTGTMSYYPNADGVREFLNECWSSVREQVSGAECWIVGAGPPADIRAFDGRDGVHVTGRVDDISIYMKRAWVYIVPLRVGGGIRLKILESMASGRAVVSTPVGCEGLGLNYGEHLLVKELGPEFSDSIVELLRDEKTRRRLRESARALMESTFDWDVVIRQQIEMYQSLLKRRTDSG; encoded by the coding sequence GTGAAAATTTTATTTCTCTTACCTCAAATTCCCTATCCGCCCCACAGCGGCGGCCGCATCGTGACCTGGAACACCGTCAGGCGCTTTGCGCAAAACCACGAAGTTCATGTTGCTTGTTTGTATCATCATGCCGATGAATTAGACCACTTGTCGGTTGTTGAAAATGCTTGCGCCAGCGTCAAAGCGTTTCCCGCAAAACAAAAATGGGATCTGCTGACTCTGCTGCGTTCGTGTGTTTCAACTTGGCCGTATAAAGCGCACCGCTTTTATAATCGCGACATGGCGCGTTATGTGCAAGACATGGTGCGTAGTCGTCAAATCGATATTGTTCATGCGCAAAATTTTTATACGACGACAGCCATTCGCGGCGATGAACCCTGCTTGCAAATTCATTATAAAGAGAATATCGAAGGCAATGTGCTGTTGCGTTTTTCTCAGGCGACGCGCAATCCTATTATCAAAATGGCGGCTTGGTTTGAAGGGCGGAGGACGCGCTGGTTTGAACGCCAGGCTTGTTTGAAATTTGATCATGTGCTGACGATCTCGCCCATTGATCGCGACGTAATGGCGGGGCATGAACCCCGAATCAACATCGCCTACCAACGCCCCGGCGTCGACCTGCAGGCCTACCCCTATCTTGAGGAACCGGACGCCGCGCCCGCCATTGTGTTTACGGGGACGATGTCGTATTACCCCAATGCGGACGGCGTGCGGGAGTTTTTGAACGAGTGCTGGTCGTCTGTTCGAGAGCAGGTCTCCGGGGCGGAATGTTGGATTGTCGGCGCAGGGCCTCCCGCCGATATCCGGGCCTTTGATGGACGCGACGGCGTTCATGTGACGGGTCGAGTTGATGATATCTCTATCTATATGAAACGGGCTTGGGTGTATATAGTCCCGCTTCGGGTGGGTGGAGGCATCCGTCTAAAGATTTTAGAATCTATGGCGTCAGGCCGCGCAGTCGTAAGTACGCCGGTCGGTTGCGAGGGGCTGGGGCTCAACTATGGCGAACATCTTTTGGTGAAAGAACTCGGCCCGGAGTTCAGTGATTCGATTGTAGAATTACTGCGCGACGAAAAAACACGGAGGCGCTTGCGTGAATCCGCGCGCGCCTTGATGGAGTCGACGTTTGATTGGGACGTGGTCATTCGTCAGCAGATTGAAATGTATCAATCGTTGCTGAAGCGTAGGACTGATTCAGGTTGA
- the argS gene encoding arginine--tRNA ligase, protein MYYDVVKRLNAVLAETANQLAQGSAIELPALEFFPTKDLTHGDLSTNAAMILAKPFKKSPCELAQQFVDALNQVDFVETAAIAGPGFINVTMANSILIEMLNSIIHNGGDYGRSNRYANKTALVEFVSANPTGPLHVGHVRGAIVGDGAAELLKAVGYGVTREYYYNDAGVQMEMLGRSVQTRYLQLHEREAELPENGYKGDYIRIIAAALKTARGDELLDCDDWRPFTEFAADVLMSIIMDDLRRLRVNFDTTFSERTLHDSGAVQKTLDDLAAKGATYEKENAVWLKTTDHGDDKDRVLVKSDGEPTYVTPDIAYHCEKYSRGFDRLVNVMGHDHHSQVERVKIALGVFDYDISNLIYLLNQMVSIQRSGEKIKLSTREGQFMTLADMVEELGADVTRYFFAQRSYSSQMVFDWDLAKQQSMENPVYYLQYVHARACSMQEKTEEKGVPFSLGEYNPEILSAERERQLLLKLFYYPQVVMDAAEKLELHQIPAYLEDLAKAFHGYYQVQRVLDAADPEGSAARLHLVLAVRQVMSNGLSILKVEAPERM, encoded by the coding sequence GTGTACTATGACGTTGTCAAACGGCTGAACGCCGTCTTGGCGGAAACCGCAAACCAACTGGCGCAGGGTTCGGCTATTGAATTGCCTGCGTTGGAATTTTTTCCTACGAAAGACCTAACCCACGGCGATCTGTCGACCAATGCGGCTATGATCCTCGCCAAACCATTCAAAAAATCGCCGTGCGAATTGGCGCAGCAATTTGTGGATGCGCTCAATCAAGTTGATTTTGTTGAAACCGCCGCCATCGCCGGTCCGGGTTTTATCAATGTCACAATGGCAAACTCAATCTTGATTGAGATGCTGAATTCAATCATTCATAACGGTGGTGACTACGGGCGCTCGAACCGGTACGCGAACAAAACCGCGCTGGTGGAATTTGTCAGCGCAAACCCGACCGGCCCGCTGCATGTCGGCCATGTGCGCGGCGCCATTGTCGGCGACGGCGCTGCGGAATTGTTAAAGGCGGTCGGGTACGGCGTCACGCGGGAATATTATTACAACGACGCAGGCGTCCAGATGGAAATGTTGGGGCGTTCAGTACAGACGCGCTATTTGCAACTACATGAACGCGAGGCGGAGTTGCCCGAAAATGGATACAAGGGCGACTATATCCGCATCATCGCCGCCGCGCTGAAAACCGCTCGCGGCGACGAACTGCTTGATTGTGATGACTGGCGCCCATTCACTGAATTCGCCGCTGATGTGCTTATGTCGATCATCATGGACGATCTGCGTCGGCTGCGCGTGAACTTTGATACCACCTTCAGCGAGCGTACCTTGCATGATAGCGGCGCCGTGCAGAAAACGCTGGACGACCTCGCCGCCAAAGGCGCGACCTACGAAAAAGAAAACGCCGTCTGGCTTAAGACCACAGATCACGGCGACGACAAAGACCGCGTCTTGGTGAAAAGCGACGGCGAACCGACCTATGTGACGCCTGACATTGCGTATCACTGTGAAAAATATTCGCGGGGGTTCGACCGCCTGGTCAACGTGATGGGCCACGATCACCACAGCCAGGTCGAGCGGGTCAAGATTGCGCTGGGCGTGTTTGATTACGACATCTCAAATCTCATCTACCTGCTGAACCAGATGGTTAGCATTCAACGCAGCGGCGAAAAAATTAAACTTTCCACTCGTGAAGGACAATTTATGACATTAGCGGACATGGTGGAGGAACTTGGCGCCGACGTGACCCGCTATTTCTTCGCGCAACGCAGCTATAGTTCTCAAATGGTATTTGATTGGGACCTCGCCAAACAACAATCCATGGAAAACCCGGTGTACTATTTGCAATACGTTCATGCGCGCGCATGCAGCATGCAAGAAAAAACCGAAGAGAAGGGCGTTCCATTTTCCTTGGGCGAGTACAACCCGGAAATTCTTTCGGCGGAGCGCGAGCGGCAGTTGCTATTGAAGTTGTTTTATTATCCCCAAGTGGTGATGGACGCGGCGGAAAAACTCGAACTGCATCAGATCCCCGCGTATCTCGAAGACTTGGCGAAGGCGTTTCACGGTTATTATCAGGTGCAGCGCGTGCTCGACGCCGCCGACCCTGAAGGCAGCGCGGCGCGTTTGCATTTGGTCTTGGCGGTGCGTCAGGTGATGAGCAACGGCCTTTCGATTTTGAAGGTTGAAGCCCCCGAACGAATGTAG
- a CDS encoding response regulator, translating to MSEKRLLIVDDNAQYRAAVKRNLTLAGYQVQEADNMDRGLESIGAHDPNVVITDLDMRTHDEGLQFIREVKRMHPSLPMIMISAVGTFDEGALAREYGAMLVLSKSRIDAEIDTLYKGLDKIFDQLNRIHQMHERVDECLHNGGDSEGLREEIQIILQDQELDAGLKSRAYEMIDQLESPQRAPAEGYTDADYETAIELLKQELPDIEKFESETRTMLALAEHLQQSPSASSVSVSRNIGFSYSFAVENEVKQRIGRKVNRLLTTSNIEKLADQLYDSTLRNLDIFFNQYLIRSVQQQNLEINSDISRQVLERIIKHRDKYKPDGLKALGVILFCWGRHHEFSNRKGKVIIKNPLNMKGLDDDSVTKLSSELIMLQHLRNPFIHPEFSEREKTESVRAAALRCLALIGGTA from the coding sequence ATGTCTGAAAAACGCTTATTGATTGTAGATGACAACGCGCAGTATCGCGCTGCGGTCAAACGAAATTTAACTTTAGCCGGATACCAAGTGCAGGAAGCGGACAATATGGACCGCGGCTTGGAATCGATCGGCGCGCATGACCCCAACGTGGTCATTACCGACTTGGATATGCGGACGCACGACGAGGGCTTGCAGTTCATTCGTGAAGTCAAACGCATGCACCCCAGCCTGCCCATGATTATGATTTCCGCCGTCGGCACATTTGATGAAGGCGCATTGGCGCGTGAATACGGCGCCATGCTGGTGTTGAGCAAGTCGCGCATCGACGCGGAAATCGACACGCTCTACAAAGGGCTGGATAAAATTTTCGACCAGTTAAACCGCATCCATCAAATGCATGAACGAGTAGATGAGTGTTTGCATAACGGAGGCGATTCAGAGGGCCTGCGTGAAGAAATTCAAATCATCTTACAAGATCAGGAACTCGATGCGGGCCTCAAAAGCCGCGCCTACGAAATGATTGACCAACTCGAATCGCCTCAACGCGCACCGGCGGAAGGGTATACGGATGCGGATTACGAAACCGCAATTGAATTGCTAAAGCAAGAATTGCCGGACATCGAAAAATTTGAAAGCGAAACCCGCACCATGCTGGCGCTGGCGGAGCACTTGCAGCAGTCGCCTTCGGCGTCGTCAGTTTCGGTTTCAAGAAACATTGGCTTTTCGTACTCGTTTGCGGTGGAGAATGAAGTCAAACAACGCATTGGCCGCAAAGTGAACCGGCTGTTGACCACGAGCAATATCGAAAAACTTGCAGACCAACTCTATGACTCTACGCTGCGTAATCTGGATATCTTTTTTAATCAATATCTGATCCGCTCCGTGCAACAGCAAAACCTGGAAATCAATTCAGATATTTCCCGCCAAGTGTTAGAGCGAATTATTAAGCATCGCGATAAATATAAACCCGACGGTCTCAAGGCGCTGGGCGTTATTTTGTTTTGTTGGGGACGTCATCATGAATTCTCCAACCGCAAGGGCAAGGTGATTATCAAAAATCCCCTAAATATGAAAGGGTTGGATGACGACAGCGTCACCAAACTGTCAAGCGAATTGATTATGTTGCAGCACTTGCGCAACCCGTTCATTCACCCGGAATTTAGCGAGCGCGAAAAAACCGAATCGGTGCGGGCGGCGGCGCTGCGTTGTCTCGCGTTGATTGGCGGCACTGCGTAA
- the rimI gene encoding ribosomal protein S18-alanine N-acetyltransferase produces the protein MIHIVDLSSSDLDAVCLIENLSFGDPWKRDFFEAEFQVESFNYFRGAKMDERLAGYCLFWLFPEDDIQITNIAVHPDFRRRGVATFLLQDAIKSGREKQAQRVILEVRESNLSARSFYEGLGFEQIGRRKRYYEDPIEDALLLGLSLNEAN, from the coding sequence ATGATTCACATCGTTGATCTTTCGTCGAGTGACTTAGATGCGGTTTGTTTGATCGAAAATCTGTCATTCGGCGATCCCTGGAAACGTGATTTTTTTGAAGCCGAATTTCAGGTGGAATCGTTCAATTATTTTCGCGGCGCAAAAATGGACGAGCGATTGGCGGGGTATTGCCTGTTCTGGTTGTTTCCCGAAGATGATATTCAGATTACCAACATCGCCGTGCATCCTGATTTCCGCCGCCGGGGGGTCGCGACGTTTCTCTTGCAGGACGCGATAAAATCCGGGCGTGAAAAACAAGCGCAGCGAGTGATTCTTGAAGTACGCGAGTCGAATCTTTCAGCGCGTTCATTCTATGAGGGATTGGGGTTTGAACAAATCGGGCGGCGAAAGCGCTATTATGAAGACCCTATCGAAGACGCTCTGCTTTTAGGACTTTCGTTAAACGAAGCCAATTGA
- a CDS encoding Gfo/Idh/MocA family oxidoreductase produces the protein MVRFGLIGAGNVGCAHAESIRHIPNASLAVVADTHPGSAEKVATPMQAQAVGDAQTLLERDDIDAVIIAAPTPFHFFHVRNALEAGKHVYVETPLARDAKEGEELVKLANQKGLTLTVGHSLRGYREYQMMRDRIAAGAIGAPGVVRLSRRTPHPRGWYSNVASSGGVVLDAMIHELDFLTWCFGPVERVFCRGMHGRADIKQLDYALAVLRLSSGAIVHVESSWCHYGQFCLQAEAAGDKGLLRYDNQNAWALQISLIDFKSSGRSFFSESPVIKPAHFDLLERFVQCLEGAGDNPCTGDEGLEALRLADAAAQSMEQKAPVHLNAVA, from the coding sequence ATGGTCCGTTTCGGTCTTATTGGCGCTGGCAATGTTGGATGCGCTCATGCGGAGTCGATTCGTCATATCCCAAACGCATCGTTGGCGGTTGTCGCTGATACGCACCCTGGCAGCGCGGAAAAAGTCGCAACCCCCATGCAGGCCCAAGCGGTTGGCGACGCGCAGACATTGCTGGAACGCGACGACATTGATGCGGTCATCATTGCGGCCCCCACTCCCTTTCATTTTTTTCACGTCCGCAACGCCCTCGAAGCGGGCAAGCATGTTTATGTAGAAACGCCCTTGGCGCGCGACGCCAAAGAAGGCGAAGAACTGGTCAAACTCGCCAACCAAAAAGGATTGACGTTGACCGTTGGCCATTCGTTGCGCGGCTATCGTGAATATCAGATGATGCGCGACCGCATCGCCGCCGGGGCCATTGGCGCACCGGGCGTTGTCAGGCTGTCGCGCCGTACGCCTCATCCGCGCGGGTGGTATTCAAACGTCGCCTCCAGCGGCGGCGTGGTGCTTGACGCGATGATTCACGAACTCGATTTTCTGACGTGGTGCTTTGGCCCGGTAGAGCGCGTGTTCTGCCGGGGGATGCATGGTCGCGCTGACATCAAACAATTAGACTATGCGCTGGCCGTTTTGAGATTGTCGAGCGGCGCCATTGTTCATGTTGAATCCTCTTGGTGCCATTATGGTCAATTTTGTTTGCAAGCCGAGGCGGCGGGCGACAAAGGCCTGTTGCGCTATGACAACCAAAACGCCTGGGCGCTGCAAATCTCGCTGATTGACTTCAAAAGCAGCGGGCGCAGTTTTTTCTCTGAAAGCCCGGTTATTAAGCCCGCGCATTTCGATTTATTGGAGCGTTTCGTGCAATGTCTCGAAGGCGCTGGCGATAATCCTTGTACTGGTGATGAAGGGCTGGAGGCGTTGCGGTTGGCGGATGCGGCGGCCCAGTCGATGGAACAGAAAGCGCCCGTTCATTTGAACGCAGTTGCATAA
- a CDS encoding Gfo/Idh/MocA family oxidoreductase, whose translation MVSRIGLISFAHMHAFHYAEALRQLPDRAQIVGVYDDDAPRGQEACRQLGVRFFEKLDDLLAESDGVIVCSENVKHKDHVIQAAAAKKPVLCEKPISITIPDAQAMIDACDGAQSPLMIAFPCRYSTSAYRVRQILEQEKLGNIVALKGTNRGTMPGGWFVEPAMSGGGAVIDHTVHVIDLWRWLLQCEVTSVYAEIERRFYPELAVEDAGLLSLEFEGGVFATLDTSWSRPNQSFPTWGDVTMEIVGDLGTITLDAFNQKIEIYNNDAVKSEWAYWGDDLNLGLIKAFLKVVQEPGTPPITGHDGLKAVEVALAAYRSRDAGAQIALPLS comes from the coding sequence ATGGTTTCTCGCATCGGACTGATTTCATTCGCTCACATGCATGCGTTCCACTATGCGGAGGCGTTGCGGCAATTGCCCGACCGCGCCCAAATCGTCGGCGTCTATGATGACGATGCGCCGCGCGGTCAAGAGGCTTGTCGACAATTGGGCGTCCGTTTTTTTGAGAAACTCGACGACTTGTTAGCCGAGTCGGACGGCGTGATTGTTTGTAGCGAAAATGTAAAGCACAAAGACCACGTCATCCAAGCCGCAGCAGCGAAGAAGCCTGTGCTGTGCGAAAAACCGATTTCCATTACGATTCCTGACGCGCAAGCCATGATTGACGCTTGCGACGGCGCCCAGTCGCCATTGATGATTGCGTTTCCTTGCCGGTATAGCACATCAGCCTATCGCGTACGTCAGATTCTTGAACAAGAAAAACTCGGTAACATCGTTGCGCTCAAAGGGACCAATCGCGGGACCATGCCGGGCGGCTGGTTTGTTGAACCTGCGATGTCCGGCGGCGGCGCCGTGATTGACCACACCGTCCATGTGATTGATTTATGGCGCTGGCTGCTGCAATGCGAAGTCACGTCCGTTTATGCGGAGATTGAGCGGCGTTTTTATCCTGAACTTGCCGTCGAAGACGCGGGGCTGCTGTCGCTGGAATTTGAAGGCGGCGTATTCGCAACGCTTGATACGTCTTGGTCGCGTCCCAATCAGTCGTTTCCAACATGGGGCGACGTCACCATGGAAATCGTCGGCGACTTAGGGACGATTACGCTCGACGCCTTCAATCAAAAGATAGAGATATACAATAATGACGCCGTGAAAAGCGAGTGGGCGTATTGGGGCGATGATTTAAACCTGGGCCTTATTAAGGCGTTTTTAAAAGTCGTTCAAGAGCCGGGTACGCCGCCCATTACGGGACACGATGGCTTGAAGGCGGTTGAAGTTGCTCTCGCGGCGTATCGTTCCCGCGACGCAGGCGCGCAAATTGCATTGCCGTTGTCATAA
- a CDS encoding response regulator gives MKQFSCFSICLKPIFFSFFILLNPFPASAIGELIRVENADLLQWRYWQKEGGLSSDWVTTLNRSTHGRVWVTHGNDDKFANWIDGYNIGEIPAPGQHLEIHDTPEEIIWARHENGLQILDNNQWVVHLIEGVDGDHQTQAYHHGEYYILTKNELLFYDLKEKNTTTILQADQTLLESFNEFYLSPTQKTLWIAGLTGLASISLTNGLIDQEQSLKHYPFPNNLKLRNLRYLHAYDNDEIVGTADIVGAGACLLRFLQGNWQLVHSGDFVEGWLGTESSYWYYNYVARNHTHQLVHVRDGKEYFLKTNKFIRNIYDVITDSKKQFWIASPAGVALYSEPLWQNVAALPENVDHIRESMVDSQGRIWFVARNMLIHFDDSTFSSYPLPPNTYIVRNGLHESADGGVYVISMKQIWHLNSDLETFSEYFPETGRIIVGRVEQDRDGSLLILTMLDGRQRMERFIDGRYETVHDIAIPLKNISSFISDGNSGFWISDRHSVYHLKDGTIKDMRGELAWSGRPVHVIHQSSDRRLLLAGEDFIEESYQGAWRELRSGGLSKVNSIQSDGEEGFWAISNTGIHHYSDGSWLSYSIEDGLQDSEIYTLLRTSDEKMWAGGRLGLSVYSHSHDLNPPRTIISSKQNVSEIPSNGKANFVFSGRDKWNYTEPGRLYYSYRLNKGQWSPFTNNSMAFFNGLPAREYVIEARTMDRNGNIDPTPPFFNFTVLKPWYFQSAFLIWSAVASTFTLIFAYYAIRRHVQLIASNKALAISEEQLKKSKDKAEKAADAKSIFLARMSHEIRTPLNGIIGNLELMSIVKKENEKRDLMRSASLAAQTLQIIVGDVLDYSKIEAEKFELDEAPFSPRELLEEIISMMCIRASQQGLYLIADIDPSLPRRCNGDSFRIRQVLINLIGNSIKFTKTGGIFIRVDSKPRSFGRITLQIQVIDTGIGFDTSKKDQLFQDFSQQQSDSINLGTGLGLSICMRIINLMGGSIDCDAMLGLGAIFSFMLPLQVIEEGEEPQNNSSLISVLLVDPSQIELANQVESVLTEMGIQSHRIKNWESWDGKSTVSHITSSLDNPPPLNLMPPSLLSAIVLINPTIDPSIQFEARRMGYHYVFQSIPNSDELRRIHSPSNRITQSTSVFKESEQQNQYPDFTQTYSHRPPVLVVDDTKSNRALAKKQLEQLGIPCEFAENGKEALDLTEAKEFSIIFADCSMPVMDGFEFTKRLREREAENDKHTPVIAVTAHAVVGDRERCIASGMDDYLSKPVRMDRLVDMLEKWTPDAISDVRVQKPSVDFDLLKSDLGIDSNDLIDELFEASREDLSIYIDAARQALNSQDAEQLRTQTHAAKSAATSIAAMHLAELLNQVENAALEMDWQNLETGLNAIDNEKENLFQFMMDFKNSGGSA, from the coding sequence GTGAAACAATTCTCCTGCTTTTCGATCTGTCTAAAGCCAATTTTTTTTTCATTCTTTATTCTACTAAACCCTTTCCCTGCGTCTGCAATTGGCGAATTGATTCGCGTCGAAAACGCCGATCTTCTTCAATGGCGCTATTGGCAAAAAGAAGGTGGGCTGTCCTCGGATTGGGTTACGACTCTAAATCGATCGACTCATGGACGCGTTTGGGTTACACACGGAAATGACGATAAATTTGCAAACTGGATTGATGGTTACAACATTGGAGAAATTCCAGCACCAGGACAGCATTTAGAAATTCACGATACTCCTGAAGAAATTATATGGGCCAGGCATGAGAATGGACTTCAGATTCTTGATAACAATCAATGGGTTGTCCATCTGATCGAAGGCGTTGACGGCGACCATCAAACCCAAGCCTATCATCATGGTGAATACTATATTCTCACAAAAAACGAATTGCTTTTTTATGACTTAAAAGAAAAAAATACCACAACAATACTACAAGCAGATCAAACGCTCTTAGAGTCATTTAATGAATTTTATCTTTCTCCAACTCAAAAGACGCTTTGGATCGCTGGTTTGACAGGTCTGGCGTCAATATCGTTGACAAATGGCCTCATTGACCAAGAACAATCGTTAAAACACTATCCATTTCCAAATAACTTAAAACTCCGTAATTTGAGATATTTGCACGCCTATGACAATGATGAAATTGTTGGGACAGCTGATATCGTTGGCGCTGGTGCATGTTTGTTACGCTTTCTTCAGGGCAATTGGCAACTTGTTCACAGTGGAGACTTCGTGGAAGGTTGGCTTGGAACAGAAAGTTCATATTGGTATTACAACTATGTGGCGAGGAACCATACTCATCAACTTGTTCATGTAAGAGACGGAAAAGAATATTTCCTCAAAACGAATAAGTTTATTCGAAACATTTATGATGTCATAACAGATTCTAAAAAACAATTCTGGATTGCATCTCCAGCAGGAGTGGCGCTATATTCTGAGCCTCTATGGCAAAATGTCGCAGCCCTTCCCGAAAATGTTGATCATATTCGGGAAAGTATGGTCGATTCACAAGGAAGAATCTGGTTTGTTGCAAGAAATATGCTGATCCACTTTGATGACAGCACATTCTCTTCCTATCCATTACCGCCAAATACTTACATCGTTCGTAATGGATTACATGAATCAGCGGATGGCGGCGTCTATGTCATTTCAATGAAACAGATATGGCATCTCAATTCAGACCTGGAGACGTTCTCTGAGTATTTTCCTGAGACAGGAAGAATTATCGTCGGTCGAGTTGAACAAGATCGCGATGGTTCTTTACTCATTCTAACCATGCTTGATGGGCGTCAACGAATGGAGCGTTTCATTGACGGGCGATATGAAACGGTTCATGACATTGCCATCCCGCTTAAGAATATCTCTTCGTTCATATCAGATGGCAATTCAGGGTTTTGGATTAGCGATAGGCATTCTGTTTACCATCTCAAAGACGGAACCATTAAAGACATGAGAGGAGAACTCGCCTGGAGCGGGAGGCCGGTTCATGTCATTCATCAAAGCAGTGATCGACGGCTATTGTTGGCCGGTGAAGATTTCATTGAAGAATCGTATCAGGGCGCGTGGCGTGAATTGCGTTCTGGCGGTCTGAGCAAAGTAAACAGTATTCAATCAGACGGAGAAGAAGGCTTTTGGGCGATCTCTAACACGGGCATTCACCATTATTCAGATGGCTCATGGCTCAGTTACTCCATCGAAGATGGTCTCCAGGACAGTGAAATATACACTTTGCTAAGGACATCAGATGAGAAAATGTGGGCTGGCGGACGTTTGGGACTATCTGTATATTCTCATTCGCATGACCTGAACCCGCCCCGAACAATTATCTCATCCAAGCAGAATGTCAGTGAAATTCCATCGAACGGTAAAGCCAATTTCGTTTTCTCCGGTCGCGATAAGTGGAACTACACCGAACCGGGACGCCTCTATTATTCTTATCGCTTGAACAAAGGGCAATGGAGTCCTTTCACAAATAATTCAATGGCGTTTTTCAATGGGTTGCCGGCGAGAGAGTATGTCATCGAAGCGCGTACGATGGATAGAAATGGCAACATTGATCCGACACCTCCTTTTTTCAACTTTACAGTATTGAAACCGTGGTATTTTCAATCAGCGTTTTTGATATGGTCCGCTGTTGCATCGACGTTTACTCTGATTTTTGCTTATTATGCGATAAGACGGCATGTTCAATTGATCGCAAGTAATAAAGCGCTGGCGATTAGTGAAGAACAATTAAAAAAATCTAAAGACAAAGCAGAGAAGGCAGCAGACGCCAAATCGATTTTTTTGGCGAGAATGAGCCATGAAATCCGTACGCCGCTGAATGGAATCATTGGCAATCTGGAACTGATGTCTATCGTCAAGAAAGAGAACGAAAAGCGCGATCTTATGCGTTCGGCTTCGCTGGCAGCGCAAACCTTACAGATTATCGTTGGAGACGTTCTCGATTATTCAAAGATTGAAGCGGAAAAGTTTGAATTGGATGAAGCGCCATTTTCTCCGCGTGAGTTGCTCGAAGAAATTATTTCTATGATGTGCATTCGGGCTTCTCAGCAAGGTCTTTACTTGATTGCCGACATTGATCCCTCACTTCCAAGACGATGTAACGGCGACTCTTTTCGCATTCGACAGGTGTTAATCAACTTGATTGGCAATTCGATCAAGTTCACTAAAACAGGAGGGATTTTTATACGAGTTGATTCGAAACCAAGATCATTTGGCCGGATCACGCTACAGATTCAAGTTATCGATACTGGCATTGGCTTTGATACGTCAAAAAAAGACCAACTGTTTCAAGATTTTTCTCAACAGCAAAGCGATTCGATCAATCTGGGAACAGGCCTTGGGTTGTCGATCTGCATGCGGATCATCAATTTGATGGGAGGCTCGATTGATTGTGACGCCATGCTTGGTCTTGGCGCCATTTTCTCATTTATGCTGCCTTTGCAGGTTATAGAAGAAGGTGAGGAGCCCCAAAATAATTCATCGCTGATTTCTGTTTTATTGGTCGATCCATCACAAATCGAATTAGCAAACCAAGTGGAGAGTGTGTTAACAGAGATGGGGATTCAATCTCATCGAATTAAAAACTGGGAATCATGGGACGGCAAATCGACGGTTTCTCATATAACTTCATCACTCGACAATCCACCACCTTTAAATTTAATGCCTCCTTCACTTCTATCGGCAATCGTTCTCATCAACCCGACTATCGATCCTTCAATCCAATTCGAAGCGAGGCGCATGGGCTATCATTATGTATTTCAGAGTATCCCCAACAGTGATGAATTACGACGTATTCATTCGCCTTCAAATCGTATCACTCAATCGACTTCCGTCTTTAAAGAAAGCGAACAGCAAAATCAATATCCTGACTTTACACAAACATATTCTCACCGTCCTCCCGTTTTAGTTGTCGATGATACAAAAAGTAATCGGGCGCTTGCTAAAAAACAGTTGGAACAATTGGGAATCCCTTGCGAGTTCGCTGAAAATGGTAAAGAGGCGCTTGATTTAACGGAAGCCAAAGAGTTTTCAATTATATTTGCTGACTGCTCGATGCCAGTGATGGACGGTTTTGAATTTACCAAGCGCCTTCGAGAGCGGGAAGCGGAGAATGATAAACACACCCCCGTCATCGCTGTGACCGCTCATGCCGTCGTTGGCGACCGTGAACGGTGTATTGCGTCGGGAATGGATGACTATCTCTCCAAGCCAGTCCGAATGGACCGACTGGTTGATATGCTGGAAAAATGGACGCCTGATGCTATTTCTGATGTTAGAGTTCAAAAACCTTCTGTGGATTTTGACCTGTTAAAATCTGATCTTGGCATCGATTCGAATGATCTGATTGATGAATTATTTGAAGCCTCTCGCGAGGACCTTTCAATTTATATTGATGCCGCAAGACAGGCGTTGAATTCACAAGATGCGGAGCAGCTTCGAACGCAAACCCATGCGGCTAAAAGCGCCGCGACTAGCATTGCAGCAATGCACTTGGCTGAACTCCTTAATCAAGTTGAAAATGCCGCTTTGGAAATGGATTGGCAAAATTTAGAAACGGGGCTGAACGCCATTGATAACGAAAAAGAAAATCTGTTTCAGTTTATGATGGACTTTAAAAACAGCGGCGGGAGTGCGTAA